The following proteins are co-located in the Numida meleagris isolate 19003 breed g44 Domestic line chromosome 8, NumMel1.0, whole genome shotgun sequence genome:
- the LOC110403443 gene encoding ras-like protein family member 11A-like produces MRLISQDTMSQYSTNFLLLPIPEYPVLDCVPNKIIKLVVLGGSSVGKTALVVRFLTKRFIGDYEANAGALYSRKFTIDGEQISLQVQDTPFVSLEDDTDSICCQEQINRSIYWADGFVFVYSITEYESYRVIRPLYQHIRKIHPNANIPLLLMANKGDLLRARQVSSKEGLQLASELGGTYYEVSARENCEGVHEAFQQLCQEVSRMIGSCNGEKRRGLHLVRPKSPNMQDLKRRLKQALTSKGKSATTL; encoded by the exons ATGCGTCTCATCTCTCAGGATACCATGTCACAGTATTCTACTAACTTTCTCTTGCTTCCCATACCAGAGTATCCGGTATTAGACTGCGTGCCCAACAAAATCATCAagctggtggtgctgggtgGCAGCAGCGTTGGCAAGACAG CTCTGGTTGTGCGCTTTCTCACTAAGAGATTTATTGGAGACTATGAAGCCAACGCTG GTGCTTTGTATTCAAGAAAGTTCACCATAGATGGGGAACAGATCTCCCTACAGGTGCAGGATACTCCCTTTGTTTCACTGGAG GATGACACTGACAGCatctgctgccaggagcagatAAACCGCTCGATCTACTGGGCAGATGGCTTCGTTTTCGTTTACTCCATCACAGAATACGAGAGCTACCGCGTCATCCGGCCCCTGTACCAGCACATCCGCAAGATTCACCCCAATGCTAACATCCCCCTGCTGCTGATGGCAAACAAAGGAGACCTCCTGCGAGCCAGGCAGGTGTCCTCCAAAGAAGGACTCCAGCTGGCCAGCGAACTGGGAGGTACTTACTACGAAGTCTCAGCGCGGGAGAACTGCGAGGGCGTGCACGAAGCCTTCCAGCAGCTTTGCCAGGAGGTCAGCAGGATGATTGGCAGCTGCAACGGGGAGAAACGAAGAGGCCTCCACCTTGTCCGACCCAAGTCTCCAAATATGCAGGACTTAAAGAGACGTTTGAAACAGGCTCTGACTTCCAAAGGGAAATCTGCCACTACACTTTGA